The Arachis hypogaea cultivar Tifrunner chromosome 16, arahy.Tifrunner.gnm2.J5K5, whole genome shotgun sequence genome contains a region encoding:
- the LOC112754427 gene encoding uncharacterized protein has product MAASNSIRLRRTLRAISSLHRSFSSSAATSAPPISLAIRRVLPSAPPAPAPAPWLSRSFRSSSISLWSNISSSASNIPDEMTPTIYCSRAATATTGSSAWTSPETTNPPPKKWSRHQCGGGKAENLRLRYHYLLHWLSSCYV; this is encoded by the exons ATGGCCGCCTCCAATTCGATTCGCCTCCGTCGCACCCTCAGGGCTATCTCCTCCCTCCACCGCTCCTTCTCCTCCTCAGCCGCCACCTCTGCGCCACCAATTTCCCTCGCCATTCGCCGCGTCCTTCCCTCAGCTCCTCCAGCCCCAGCACCAGCACCTTGGCTGTCCCGTTCATTCAGGTCGTCGTCCATATCGCTTTGGTCGAACATATCATCGTCGGCGTCCAACATCCCCGACGAAATGACCCCGACGATATACTGTTCGAGGGCTGCGACTGCCACCACTGGCTCTTCGGCATGGACTTCCCCGGAGACAACAAACCCTCCCCCGAAGAAATGGTCTCGGCAtcag TGTGGAGGAGGCAAAGCAGAAAATCTACGCCTGCGGTACCACTACCTACTACACTGGCTTTCAAGCTGTTATGTCTGA